Proteins encoded together in one Mus pahari chromosome 9, PAHARI_EIJ_v1.1, whole genome shotgun sequence window:
- the Hdac2 gene encoding histone deacetylase 2, with protein sequence MAYSQGGGKKKVCYYYDGDIGNYYYGQGHPMKPHRIRMTHNLLLNYGLYRKMEIYRPHKATAEEMTKYHSDEYIKFLRSIRPDNMSEYSKQMQRFNVGEDCPVFDGLFEFCQLSTGGSVAGAVKLNRQQTDMAVNWAGGLHHAKKSEASGFCYVNDIVLAILELLKYHQRVLYIDIDIHHGDGVEEAFYTTDRVMTVSFHKYGEYFPGTGDLRDIGAGKGKYYAVNFPMRDGIDDESYGQIFKPIISKVMEMYQPSAVVLQCGADSLSGDRLGCFNLTVKGHAKCVEVVKTFNLPLLMLGGGGYTIRNVARCWTYETAVALDCEIPNELPYNDYFEYFGPDFKLHISPSNMTNQNTPEYMEKIKQRLFENLRMLPHAPGVQMQAIPEDAVHEDSGDEDGEDPDKRISIRASDKRIACDEEFSDSEDEGEGGRRNVADHKKGAKKARIEEDKKETEDKKTDVKEEDKSKDNSSEKTDTKGAKSEQLSNP encoded by the exons gtGATATTGGAAATTATTATTATGGCCAGGGTCATCCCATGAAGCCTCATAGGATCCGGATGACTCATAACTTGCTGCTAAATTATGGTTTATACcgaaaaatggaaatatat aggcCTCATAAAGCCACTGCTGAAGAAATGACAAAATACCACAGTGATGAGTATATCAAATTTCTACGATCAATAAGACCAGATAACATGTCTGAGTACAGTAAGCAGATGCAGAGAT TTAACGTTGGAGAAGATTGTCCGGTGTTTGATGGACTCTTTGAGTTTTGTCAGCTCTCCACCGGTGGTTCAGTTG CTGGGGCTGTGAAGTTAAACCGGCAACAAACTGATATGGCTGTCAACTGGGCTGGAGGATTGCATCATGCCAAGAAGTCAGAAGCATCAGGGTTCTGCTATGTTAATGATATTGTGCTTGCCATCCTCGAGTTACTCAA gTACCATCAGAGAGTCTTATATATTGACATAGACATCCACCATGGTGATGGTGTTGAGGAAGCTTTTTATACAACAGATCGTGTGATGACCGTCTCATTCCATAAATATGGGGAATACTTTCCTGGAACAGGAGACTTGAGG GATATTGGTGCTGGAAAGGGAAAATACTATGCTGTCAATTTTCCTATGAGAGATGGTATAGATGATGAATCATATGGACAAATTTTTAAGCCT ATCATCTCAAAAGTGATGGAGATGTACCAGCCTAGCGCTGTGGTGCTACAGTGTGGCGCAGACTCGCTGTCGGGGGACAGGCTTGGTTGTTTCAATCTAACTGTCAAAG GTCATGCTAAATGTGTAGAAGTAGTGAAAACTTTTAACTTGCCATTGCTGATGCTCGGTGGAGGAGGCTACACAATCCGGAATGTTGCTCGATGTTGGACATATGAGACTGCAGTTGCCCTTGATTGTGAAATTCCCAATG agttGCCATATAATGATTACTTTGAGTATTTTGGACCAGACTTCAAACTGCATATTAGTCCTTCAAACATGACAAACCAGAATACTCCAGAATATATGGAAAAGATAAA ACAGCGTTTATTTGAAAATCTACGTATGTTACCACATGCACCTGGTGTTCAAATGCAAGCTATTCCGGAGGATGCTGTTCATGAAGACAGTGGAGATGAGGATGGAGAAGACCCGGACAAAAGAATTTCCA TTCGAGCATCAGACAAACGGATAGCTTGCGATGAAGAGTTTTCAGATTCTGAGGATGAAGGTGAAGGAGGTCGTAGGAATGTTGCTGATCATAAGAAGGGAGCAAAGAAGGCTAGGATTGAAGAAGacaagaaggagacagaagacaagaaGACAG aTGTTAAGGAAGAAGACAAATCCAAGGACAATAGTAGTGAGAAAACAGACACCAAAGG AGCTAAGTCAGAACAACTCAGCAACCCTTGA